The following are from one region of the Bactrocera oleae isolate idBacOlea1 chromosome 6, idBacOlea1, whole genome shotgun sequence genome:
- the eRF1 gene encoding eukaryotic peptide chain release factor subunit 1 isoform X1 yields MSGEETSADRNVEIWKIKKLIKSLEMARGNGTSMISLIIPPKDQISRVSKMLADEFGTASNIKSRVNRLSVLGAITSVQHRLKLYTKVPPNGLVIYCGTIVTEEGKEKKVNIDFEPFKPINTSLYLCDNKFHTEALTALLADDNKFGFIVMDGNGALFGTLQGNTREVLHKFTVDLPKKHGRGGQSALRFARLRMEKRHNYVRKVAEVATQLFITNDKPNIAGLILAGSADFKTELSQSDMFDPRLQSKVIKLVDVSYGGENGFNQAIELAAESLQNVKFIQEKKLIGRYFDEISQDTGKYCFGVEDTLRALELGSVETLICWENLDIQRYVLKNHANSTSNTVLHLTPEQEKDKSHFTDKESGVEMELIESQPLLEWLANNYKMFGATLEIITDKSQEGSQFVRGFGGIGGILRYKVDFQSMQLEDDENDYYDIDDY; encoded by the exons ATGTCTGGTGAGGAAACGTCCGCTGATCGCAATGTCGAAATTTGGAAAATCAAGAAGCTCATAAAGAGTTTGGAAATGGCACGCGG TAACGGTACAAGCATGATTTCATTAATCATACCGCCAAAGGATCAAATCTCACGTGTCAGCAAAATGTTGGCCGATGAATTCGGCACAGCGTCGAACATTAAGTCACGTGTCAATCGTTTGTCCGTCTTGGGCGCCATTACATCGGTACAACATAGGCTTAAATTATACACCAAAG TGCCTCCAAATGGTCTGGTCATCTACTGCGGCACCATTGTCACAGAAGAGGGCAAAGAGAAGAAGGTGAATATTGATTTTGAACCCTTCAAGCCGATCAATACGTCGCTATATTTATGCGATAACAAGTTCCACACTGAAGCGTTGACCGCTTTACTGGCCGATGATAATAAATTCGGTTTCATCGTGATGGACGGTAATGGCGCTCTCTTTGGTACACTACAAGGTAATACACGTGAAGTACTGCACAAATTCACTGTCGATCTGCCGAAGAAGCACGGGCGTGGTGGTCAGTCAGCGTTGCGTTTCGCACGTCTGCGTATGGAGAAACGTCACAATTATGTGCGTAAAGTGGCCGAAGTTGCTACGCAATTGTTCATAACAAATGATAAACCGAATATTGCGGGCTTAATTTTGGCCGGTAGTGCGGACTTTAAGACCGAGTTGAGTCAATCCGATATGTTCGATCCT agACTGCAATCCAAGGTTATCAAGCTGGTGGATGTCTCATATGGCGGTGAGAATGGTTTTAATCAAGCGATAGAACTGGCGGCAGAGTCATTGCAGAATGTCAAATTCATACAAGAGAAGAAACTCATTGGTCGTTACTTTGATGAAATTTCTCAG GACACGGGCAAATATTGTTTTGGTGTAGAGGATACCTTGCGCGCCTTGGAATTGGGTTCCGTTGAGACTTTAATCTGTTGGGAAAATTTAGATATACAACGTTATGTGTTGAAGAATCATGCGAACTCGACGTCGAATACAGTATTGCATTTGACGCCCGAACAAGAGAAGGACAAGTCACATTTCACCGACAAGGAA AGTGGCGTTGAAATGGAATTAATCGAGTCTCAACCGCTGCTCGAATGGTTGGCGAACAACTACAAAATGTTCGGTGCTACACTTGAGATTATTACGGACAAATCTCAAGAGGGCAGTCAGTTTGTGCGCGGTTTCGGTGGCATTGGTG GTATTTTACGCTACAAAGTGGACTTCCAGAGTATGCAACTCGAAGATGATGAGAATGATTACTACGACATAGATGACTATTAG
- the eRF1 gene encoding eukaryotic peptide chain release factor subunit 1 isoform X2: protein MSGEETSADRNVEIWKIKKLIKSLEMARGNGTSMISLIIPPKDQISRVSKMLADEFGTASNIKSRVNRLSVLGAITSVQHRLKLYTKVPPNGLVIYCGTIVTEEGKEKKVNIDFEPFKPINTSLYLCDNKFHTEALTALLADDNKFGFIVMDGNGALFGTLQGNTREVLHKFTVDLPKKHGRGGQSALRFARLRMEKRHNYVRKVAEVATQLFITNDKPNIAGLILAGSADFKTELSQSDMFDPRLQSKVIKLVDVSYGGENGFNQAIELAAESLQNVKFIQEKKLIGRYFDEISQDTGKYCFGVEDTLRALELGSVETLICWENLDIQRYVLKNHANSTSNTVLHLTPEQEKDKSHFTDKESGVEMELIESQPLLEWLANNYKMFGATLEIITDKSQEGSQFVRGFGGIGGILRYKVDFQSLQADEPLEDVDLDDY from the exons ATGTCTGGTGAGGAAACGTCCGCTGATCGCAATGTCGAAATTTGGAAAATCAAGAAGCTCATAAAGAGTTTGGAAATGGCACGCGG TAACGGTACAAGCATGATTTCATTAATCATACCGCCAAAGGATCAAATCTCACGTGTCAGCAAAATGTTGGCCGATGAATTCGGCACAGCGTCGAACATTAAGTCACGTGTCAATCGTTTGTCCGTCTTGGGCGCCATTACATCGGTACAACATAGGCTTAAATTATACACCAAAG TGCCTCCAAATGGTCTGGTCATCTACTGCGGCACCATTGTCACAGAAGAGGGCAAAGAGAAGAAGGTGAATATTGATTTTGAACCCTTCAAGCCGATCAATACGTCGCTATATTTATGCGATAACAAGTTCCACACTGAAGCGTTGACCGCTTTACTGGCCGATGATAATAAATTCGGTTTCATCGTGATGGACGGTAATGGCGCTCTCTTTGGTACACTACAAGGTAATACACGTGAAGTACTGCACAAATTCACTGTCGATCTGCCGAAGAAGCACGGGCGTGGTGGTCAGTCAGCGTTGCGTTTCGCACGTCTGCGTATGGAGAAACGTCACAATTATGTGCGTAAAGTGGCCGAAGTTGCTACGCAATTGTTCATAACAAATGATAAACCGAATATTGCGGGCTTAATTTTGGCCGGTAGTGCGGACTTTAAGACCGAGTTGAGTCAATCCGATATGTTCGATCCT agACTGCAATCCAAGGTTATCAAGCTGGTGGATGTCTCATATGGCGGTGAGAATGGTTTTAATCAAGCGATAGAACTGGCGGCAGAGTCATTGCAGAATGTCAAATTCATACAAGAGAAGAAACTCATTGGTCGTTACTTTGATGAAATTTCTCAG GACACGGGCAAATATTGTTTTGGTGTAGAGGATACCTTGCGCGCCTTGGAATTGGGTTCCGTTGAGACTTTAATCTGTTGGGAAAATTTAGATATACAACGTTATGTGTTGAAGAATCATGCGAACTCGACGTCGAATACAGTATTGCATTTGACGCCCGAACAAGAGAAGGACAAGTCACATTTCACCGACAAGGAA AGTGGCGTTGAAATGGAATTAATCGAGTCTCAACCGCTGCTCGAATGGTTGGCGAACAACTACAAAATGTTCGGTGCTACACTTGAGATTATTACGGACAAATCTCAAGAGGGCAGTCAGTTTGTGCGCGGTTTCGGTGGCATTGGTG GGATTTTACGCTATAAAGTCGACTTTCAATCACTGCAGGCTGACGAAccattggaggatgttgatctTGATGACTATTAA
- the kin17 gene encoding DNA/RNA-binding protein KIN17, producing the protein MGRAEVGTPKYLANKMKAKGLQKLRWYCQMCEKQCRDENGFKCHTMSESHQRQLLLFADSPGKFLFSFSKEFSDGYMELLRRRFGTKRVNANKVYQEYISVKDHIHMNATRWLTLSDYVKWLGRTGQVTADETEKGWYVTYIDRSPEAMERQAKAEKKEKMEKDDEERMMEFIEKQIEKTKSKDGAQEDETEKYTELRREEEQPLKLDIRLEKKFNPDTKLGPSALILKRPKIESRTDNDSEGEESDEIEEKVFKKPKTPKLDRRKDSSKESSKSALDELIKEEEAKKERVNRKDYWLHTGIVVKFINKAMGDKFYKQKAVVQEVIDKYRAKIKFLDTGDKLKVDQAHLETVIPALDKPILVVNGAYRGCEAILKSLDEHNYCVTIEISRGPLQGRIVEKVQYEDISKIY; encoded by the exons ATGGGACGCGCAGAAGTCGGTACACCGAAGTACCTTGCCAACAAAATGAAGGCGAAGGGTCTGCAGAAGCTCCGCTGGTACTGCCAAATGTGTGAGAAACAGTGCCGTGATGAGAATGGCTTTAAGTGCCACACAATGAGTGAATCACATCAACGCCAACTCCTACTGTTCGCCGACTCACCAGGAAAGTTCTTGTTTAGCTTCTCTAAAGAGTTTTCTGACGGCTATATGGAGCTACTGCGACGACGTTTCGGCACTAAGCGCGTCAATGCAAATAAAGTGTATCAGGAGTATATTTCTGTAAAAGATCATATACACATGAATGCCACACGTTGGCTTACGCTGTCAGATTATGTTAAATGGTTGGGACGTACCGGTCAAGTAACAGCCGATGAAACGGAAAAGGGTTGGTATGTGACCTACATCGATAGGAGTCCAGAAGCAATGGAGAGACAAGCAAAGGCGGAAAAGAAAGAGAAAATGGAGAAGGATGATGAGGAACGTATGATGGAGtttattgaaaaacaaattgaaaaaacgAAAAGTAAAGATGGCGCACAAGAGGAtgaaacagaaaaatataccgAATTACGGCGAGAAGAAGAACAGCCGCTGAAATTGGATATTAGACTGGAGAAAAAATTCAATCCGGACACAAAATTAGGACCATCCGCCTTGATATTAAAACGGCCAAAAATAGAAAGTCGTACCGATAACGATTCAGAAGGGGAGGAGTCCGATGAAATAGAAGAGAAAGTGTTCAAAAAACCCAAAACGCCTAAATTAGATAGGAGAAAAGATAGTAGTAAGGAGAGCAGTAAATCAGCATTAGATGAATTGATTAAAGAGGAGGAGGCGAAGAAAGAGCGTGTCAATCGCAAGGATTATTGGTTGCACACAGGCATTGTGGTGAAATTCATTAACAAGGCAATGGGTGACAAATTCTATAAACAAAAAGCTGTGGTGCAAGAAGTTATTGACAAATAtagagcgaaaatcaaattcttaGATACAGGTGATAAGCTGAAAGTTGATCAG gcTCATTTGGAAACCGTCATACCAGCGCTAGATAAACCAATATTGGTGGTAAATGGCGCATATCGTGGCTGCGAAgctatattaaaaagtttagatGAACATAATTACTGTGTTACCATAGAGATCTCACGTGGTCCACTCCAAGGACGCATTGTGGAAAAAGTACAATATGAagatatatcaaaaatttattaa
- the Toll-9 gene encoding toll-like receptor 1 — protein MSYALKLALVILIIHFKLHGLNAATIIYRYKTFINDIDSSSDNNHNSSNNDSNLSKNNYMLFNGSNNNSNGIFAETIMNATITIPTTTNTTYDWQMSDKYLSLSHATNSSNNVNNNNNNNTLSVEQTKLLCDNDGEYGSNSCGNGRDVLSDDNNLQDSYKHETSNVKQLSNIDNSNNEILNATLWQLVTAASAGVKQKITTNNTNSQQSSQRLTSKAQNYYQYDLITDVANNTTERNLFEHEQAALLGSVTIDFLENQKFDLATSTDFEYKVTTTELPPTDESFEHTSMLYGLFRGWDDIVTNHDLEAVLRRYKSEMNNACIMDGVKDLVQWWTFKNGSLNFELLQAQKSKQKNLHYFMGMDLSYHNLNNDDKLYHKTLEKQLRIGQNVMVFSASYNNLTHIPFRTLSTINATIKFLTLKGNNFNSCTQPIQNYEMYNATDANEIAAMLAGIPSFTYRDFIKGIESKIKNQEENGIVWATFPKMPLLLELDISGCNIERIDRDVFRNITGIRKLFMSRNKMLTIPKNSFQLLSKLEYLDLSYTNFLEFDYKMPYPTLNAIWSLLYGVHIQVGTFKRLRKLQFLDLSHTKMTRNSAVSFTQLSPDLKIMSLCYTSFPLFDNFLFKKTSLIGLDLSGNPHAALNFVDDAFENVADTLEYLYLEYSNLKELDWLRRLKHLRVLNVTNNNINFLTSDYFGLLENLEVIDLSYNNIGNWYQQVFVNNTKLRVLNLRNNNINILNYAMLNDFKSLELLGLGENNFACDCILRDLVAVAVHNNKKAECTSNMLNDIPDIILENTVNNTDKARDNVTDIRTILSAILNQLPQEKSKPNYESPRNYFVMRSPSSLRAVTPKAYANLHLTFQELSEECATLNSVEYSSDLWNASMPRFRFIDYENDHYWCFNGTQRMQFEQLSCETTPFEGIIADSIRQLTIILVASVCSLLGLTLFIVFMYMKRWHIYYYYSSLKSAALLSMATKDQVNKFNELAESSPQMVYDIFISYCQSDRDWVLEELLPNVEETGNISICLHERDFQIGVAILENIISCMDRSRALMLIVSSNFLLSHWCQFEMHLAQHRIFEVSKEHLIIVFLEDIPRMKRPKTLQYLMEVKTYIKWPGAKGHEVKPEDRKHFWKRLRRSLEHIGSTPTESLV, from the exons ATGAGTTACGCACTAAAATTGGCGCtcgtaatattaataattcactTCAAATTACACGGCCTGAATGCGGCGACCATAATCTATCGCTATAAAACGTTTATCAACGATATCGATAGCAGCAGCGATAACaaccacaacagcagcaacaatgacAGCAACttaagcaaaaacaattatatgCTGTTTAatggtagcaacaacaacagtaatggCATATTTGCAGAAACAATAATGAATGCAACCATAACAAtacctacaacaacaaatacaacatatGATTGGCAAATGAGTGATAAATATCTGTCGCTGTCGCACGCCACAAACAGTAGCAACAAtgttaataacaacaacaataataatacacTATCGGTTGAACAAACGAAACTGTTATGCGATAATGATGGCGAATATGGTAGCAACAGCTGCGGCAATGGGCGTGATGTTCTCAGCGATGATAACAATTTGCAGGACAGCTACAAGCATGAAACCAGTAACGTTAAACAGCTTAGTAATATTGACAACAGTAACAACGAAATACTTAACGCAACGTTGTGGCAGTTGGTTACTGCCGCGTCAGCGGGTGTGAAacagaaaataacaacaaataacactAATTCTCAGCAATCCTCACAGCGGCTAACGTCGAAGGcacaaaattattatcaataCGATTTAATAACAGATGTTGCTAATAACACAACAGAACGGAATTTGTTCGAGCATGAGCAAGCAGCGCTTCTCGGCAGTGTTACAATAGATTTTCTTGAAAACCAAAAATTCGATTTAGCTACTTCAACTGATTTTGAATACAAAGTAACCACCACTGAGTTACCGCCAACAGATGAATCGTTCGAACATACTAGTATGTTGTATGGTCTATTTCGCGGTTGGGATGATATTGTGACTAATCACGATCTCGAAGCTGTTCTACGACGGTATAAATCCGAAATGAATAACGCGTGCATTATGGACGGAGTAAAGGATTTAGTGCAATGGTGGACCTTCAAAAATGGTTCACTGAACTTCGAATTGCTTCAAGCTCAAA aaagcaaacaaaaaaacttacatTACTTTATGGGCATGGACTTATCTTATCACAATCTCAACAATGATGATAAGCTCTACCACAAGACTTTGGAAAAACAATTGAGAATTGGGCAAAATGTTATGGTCTTCTCGGCGTCATATAATAATCTTACACATATACCATTTCGAACGTTATCCACCATCAATGCTACTATAAAGTTTTTAACATTGAAAGGCAATAATTTTAACTCCTGCACGCAACCGATTCAAAACTATG aaATGTACAATGCTACTGATGCGAACGAAATTGCAGCAATGTTAGCCGGAATCCCATCGTTTACTTATCGTGATTTTATCAAAGGAATTGAGTCCAAGATAAAGAATCAGGAGG AAAATGGCATCGTTTGGGCCACCTTCCCGAAGATGCCACTTTTACTGGAGTTGGACATAAGCGGCTGTAATATCGAACGCATAGATCGTGACGTCTTTCGTAACATCACCGGCATACGTAAACTTTTTATGTCGCGTAACAAAATGCTCACTATACCAAAAAACAGCTTTCAACTATTGTCCAAACTGGAATATCTCGATCTGTCCTACACCAATTTTTTAGAATTCGACTACAAGATGCCATATCCAACACTCAATGCTATCTGGAGTTTACTATACGGTGTACACATACAAGTGGGCACTTTCAAAAGACTCAGAAAACTCCAATTTCTCGACTTGTCACACACGAAGATGACACGCAATAGCGCCGTATCGTTCACACAACTCAGTCCTGATTTGAAGATTATGAGCTTATGTTATACATCATTTCCGttgtttgacaattttttattcaagAAAACAAGTCTGATTGGGTTGGATCTCTCGGGTAATCCGCATGCGGCATTAAATTTCGTCGATGATGCTTTTGAAAACGTTGCGGATACCTTGGAATACTTGTACTTAGAATATTCCAATTTGAAAGAACTGGATTGGTTGAGGCGTCTTAAGCATTTGCGTGTACTTAATGTGACCAATAACAACATCAACTTTTTAACATCGGATTATTTTGGCTTATTGGAGAATTTGGAAGTTATCGATTTGAGTTACAATAACATCGGCAATTGGTATCAACAAGTATTCGTTAACAACACCAAGCTGCGTGTACTAAATctgcgcaacaacaacataaatattcTGAATTATGCAATGTTAAATGATTTCAAGTCACTCGAACTGCTCGGTCTCGGCGAGAATAACTTCGCATGTGATTGCATATTACGCGATTTGGTAGCCGTAGCGGTGCACAACAATAAAAAGGCCGAGTGCACAAGCAATATGCTCAACGATATACCAGACATAATATTAGAAAACACCGTTAATAACACAGATAAGGCACGGGATAATGTAACTGATATTAGAACCATACTATCGGCAATCTTAAACCAACTTCCGCAAGAGAAATCCAAACCAAATTACGAAAGTCCGCGTAATTATTTTGTGATGCGTTCTCCATCAAGTTTGCGTGCAGTCACACCTAAAGCGTATGCAAACTTACATTTAACATTCCAAGAATTGAGCGAAGAATGCGCCACCTTGAACTCCGTTGAATATAGCAGCGATTTGTGGAATGCATCAATGCCGCGTTTCCGTTTTATCGACTACGAGAACGATCATTATTGGTGCTTTAATGGCACACAACGCATGCAATTCGAGCAATTGAGTTGTGAGACGACGCCATTTGAAGGCATCATTGCCGACAGCATACGTCAATTAACGATAATTCTTGTCGCCTCGGTTTGTTCATTGTTGGGTTTAACTTTGTTCATcgtttttatgtatatgaagcGTTGGCATATTTACTACTATTATTCGTCGTTGAAATCGGCCGCTTTGTTGTCCATGGCCACGAAGGATCAGGTGAACAAGTTTAATGAGTTGGCCGAAAGTAGTCCGCAAATGGTGTATGACATTTTTATTAGCTATTGTCAGAGTGATCGTGACTGGGTGTTGGAGGAATTGCTACCGAATGTGGAAGAAACGGGCAACATATCGATATGCTTGCACGAGCGAGATTTTCAG ATCGGTGTCGCaattcttgaaaatattatatcttgCATGGATCGATCGCGAGCTCTAATGTTAATTGTGTCTTCGAACTTTCTACTGAGCCATTGGTGTCAATTTGAAATGCACTTAGCGCAACATCG CATTTTCGAGGTGAGCAAAGAGCATCTAATTATCGTATTTCTTGAAGACATACCACGCATGAAACGACCGAAAACACTACAATATCTAATGGAAGTAAAAACATATATCAAGTGGCCAGGCGCAAAGGGACATGAAGTCAAACCGGAAGACCGTAAACATTTTTGGAAACGTTTGCGACGTTCCTTAGAGCATATTGGTAGTACACCAACCGAATCGCTTGTCTaa
- the LOC106622139 gene encoding phospholipase A1 codes for MNYAIIVIFCAILSSSYQTQTTVSPQTTDSPQTTACPQTTVLPTDSFAASVTENATANARAINWPMFLSFSSFSNKISDLMVLKKNVIAAYPLQLGSTLIDKLCSSTLFMSQVPARFTPDIRKMSFQYITSCKNYSVPLMKAEQLWQHMSFNKQRKVVILATGWTNTINDSSALALLSKAFLCRKDVNFIIVDAAYYVDTLYKWSALNTEEIGEYIAKGLRHLIKVVPLENIHLVGHSLGAHIMGKAGRTFTKLTGHKIPRITGLDPAKPCFYKHDTLYSLRRGDAAFVDVIHTNIGILAKKLPLGDIDFYPGGANPLPPGCLTASCAHIRSVEYFAESVYPGNAKNFIGLKCANWNDLKKLNCTPTDTTPMGYAVNEQKRGIYYVQVNRKSPYGKFAKPNSARWENAKCNKCEKVKRGKKV; via the exons ATGAATTATGCAATAATCGTAATTTTCTGCGCAATTCTTTCGAGCAGTTATCAGACGCAAACTACGGTCTCCCCACAAACTACTGACTCGCCACAAACTACGGCCTGCCCGCAAACTACTGTCCTTCCAACGGACTCTTTCGCGGCGTCAGTCACTGAAAATGCGACGGCAAATGCAAGAGCTATCAATTGGCCGATGTTTTTGTCCTTTTCGTCATTTTcgaacaaaatttcagatctaatGGTGTTGAAGAAGAACGTTATAGCCGCATATCCACTGCAACTTGGCTCCACACTAATCGATAAActat GTTCCAGCACGCTGTTTATGTCTCAGGTGCCAGCTCGATTTACACCAGATATAAGAAAAATGAGTTTCCAATATATTACCAGCTGTAAAAATTATAGCGTACCACTTATGAAGGCGGAACAACTTTGGCAACACATGAGCTTTAATAAGCAGAGAAAAGTTGTCATTTTAGCAACCGGTTGGACCAATACCATCAATGATTCTTCCGCCTTGGCGTTGCTTTCGAAGGCGTTTCTGTGTCGAAAGGATGTGAATTTCATT ATTGTCGATGCCGCATACTATGTAGACACATTATATAAATGGTCCGCATTAAATACAGAGGAAATTGGCGAATATATAGCGAAAGGTCTTAGGCATTTAATAAAAGTAGTACCGCTAGAAAATATTCACTTAGTCG GACACAGTCTTGGCGCACACATAATGGGCAAGGCTGGCCGTACTTTCACAAAATTGACTGGGCATAAAATACCACGTATTACCGGTTTGGATCCGGCTAAGCCATGTTTTTACAAACACGATACGCTCTATAGCTTGCGACGAGGCGATGCCGCTTTTGTGGATGTCATTCACACAAATATCGGTATATTGGCCAAGAAGCTACCGCTTGGTGATATTGATTTCTATCCAGGTGGCGCTAATCCGCTACCACCAGGCTGTTTGACTGCATCCTGCGCGCATATACGTTCCGTGGAGTACTTTGCCGAGAGTGTTTATCCgggaaatgcaaaaaatttcattGGCTTGAAGTGTGCAAATTGGAAcgatttaaagaaattaaattgcaCACCCACCGATACCACACCCATGGGTTATGCGGTGAATGAACAAAAACGGGGTATTTATTATGTGCAAGTGAATCGCAAATCACCTTATGGCAAATTTGCGAAGCCGAACAGCGCACGCTGGGAGAATGCCAAGTGCAATAAGTGTGAGAAAGTGAAGCGTGGAAAGAAGGTTTAA